The DNA sequence GAGTATTTTTTTGACAAAGACAAGGCAAAATCTCTTGATTATGCTAGAAAAATGCTAGAAATATCAATCCAAAATAGAAGTAAAGAAGATCAATTACAAGCTTTGCAAAAAATAATAAATTTAGATAGTAAAAATTATTTAAATTATTTTAGACAGTTTCAGATATTAAACGATAGTGTCCAAATATCAAAAAGTAAAGCTAAGAATCAATTTGCTGTAGTAAGATACGATGTCGAATTGAAAAACACTGAAAATGAAAAATTAAAAACTAAAAGCTTTAAACAGGATATTGGTATTGCTGCATTATTACTTTCTTTAATTGGAGGTTGGCTGTGGTATAAAAAAAGAAGAAAGATACTTCAACAAGAAAAAGAACTAGAAATAAAAAACACTCAGCTCAAACTCTCCAAAAAAGTACACGATGTGGTAGCCAACGGAATTTATCAGGTGATGACCAAGATTGAAAATCAGGAGAGTTTTAGCAAAGATGAGGCTTTAGATGAACTAGAGTTTGTCTACGAGAAATCCCGGGATATTTCCTACGAAAAAACAGACCTTAAAAATGATGAAAGGAATTTCAGCGAAAAAATATCGGAACTTATTGGATCTTTTAATAATAACAATGTAAACACTTATCTTGCCGGAAATGATGAAAGCATTTGGATGGATTTAAAAGAATCAACATTTGCAGAGGTTTATCAGGTTTGTCGTGAATTGCTTGTCAACATGAAAAAACACAGCAAAGCAGATCGGGTTGTTTTCAGGTTTGAAAAAGAAAATAACCTCATCAAAATTTATTATACAGATAATGGAATAGGCATTCCGGGAGACGTTATCTATAAAAATGGTCTGTCCTCTACGGTTTCCCGTATAGAAACAATCAAAGGAGAAATTATTTTTGACACCAAAACCGAAAGAGGACTGAAGATCAACATTTCATTTCCTGTTTCTTAAAAACTAAAAAAAGAATGTTCAAAAAAATTTTAATCGCTGAAGACCATGAAAGTATTAACCTTTCGGTACAAAAAACACTGGAGGATCTTAACATTCCGAATGTTGATTATGTATATTATTGTGATGACGCATTGGCAAAGGTTCAGAAATCAATCCGGGAAAACGAGCCTTATGATTTATTGATTACCGATTTATATTACGAAGAAGACCATCGGGAGCAAAACATTAAAGACGGAAAAGAATTAATCCAAAAAATTAAGGCAATTCAACCCTCTTTAAAGGTCATTGTTTTTTCTGCCGAGCACAAATCGGGAATCATTGATTCTCTTTTCAAAGATGATCACATCAATGGATATGTTCGTAAAGCGAGAAATGATTCCAAAGAGCTGAAAAAATCAATTGCCTCTGTTTACATTAACGAAAACTACCTCTCTCTCGATTTAAAACAGGAAATAAAAAAACTTAACAGCTATGAGTTTTCAGCTTATGAAATCACCCTTGTTTCACTTCTTTCAAAAGGAGTCCTGCAAAAAAACATTCCTGATCTGCTGCAGGAAAAAAACATAAAACCTCATAGTTTAAGCAGTGTAGAAAAAAAATTAAACAGTTTAAAGGAGGATCTTCAGGTAACAAGTAATGAACAACTGGTTGCTTTTTGCAAAGACCTTGGAATCATTTAAAGACAAATTTTCCATTCTCATTTAATAAAAACCTTTCAAAAAATTGAAAGGTTTTTTCTTTTTTGCCCGTTTTACGGATTCCCGTAAGGATTGATTTTGAAAGGGTTATACTTTTGGAATGTTAAACAAAAACAATCATGGGAAAATTTGTAATTACTCAGAGAATTAATAATGAGTATCAATTCAATCTTAAGGCCGGAACCGGAGAAATTATTCTAATGAGTGAAGGCTATATGCAAAAAGCATCCTGCCATAAAGGAATAGAGTCCGTAAGAATCAATTCACAAGATGATTCAAGATACGACAGAAAAGTTGCTGTAAATGGTAAAGATTACTTCGTTCTGAAAGCCAGAAATGGAGAAATCATTGGTAAAAGTCAACTGTACAGTTCAAAAACAGCAATGGAAAATGGAATCCATTCCGTGAAATCCAATGCTCCTACCGCAGAAATTATTGATGAAACCCTTAACAACTAAAAGCAATGGATCTTAAAATAAAACTTGAACAACTACAACAGAAAGTAGCGGGTTTAAAAGAGCAGATTAATACAGAGGAAGCTACAAAAAATGCCTTTGTAATGCCGTTCATCCAAATTTTAGGGTATGATATTTTTAATCCTACTGAAGTAGTTCCCGAATACATTTGTGATATCGGAACTAAAAAAGGAGAAAAAGTAGATTACGTTATCAGACACAACGACAATCCAATTTTTATTATAGAATGTAAGCATTGGAAAGAAAGTGCAGATGCGCATAATTCCCAACTCCACAGATATTACCATGTTTCAAAAACAAGATTTGGCGTACTGACCAATGGAATCGTGTATAACTTTTATACAGATCTGGAAAAGCCCAATATTATGGATGAAAAACCATTTTTCACCATCAATATTGAAGATCTGAAAGACAGCTCTATTAAAATTC is a window from the Chryseobacterium sp. T16E-39 genome containing:
- a CDS encoding tetratricopeptide repeat-containing sensor histidine kinase — encoded protein: MNRILLLLLLAILFSCTKNNSQKNIYYDKAKEFRDASITDSAYYYFNIAKNSFLESHDSSGVGRSLVNMAILQQNKGDYYGSIETSLEANKYLRKTQDSIIRFTLGSNYNNMGICSSYLYDFDNSVKFYTQALRYVNDPESKYLYSNNFGDVLTTLRDYKQAQQNFKIALQTVNKINYARALNNLAKAKYYENKNYNPLPEFSEALKIRQEQNDPYAQNSSYATLSEYFFDKDKAKSLDYARKMLEISIQNRSKEDQLQALQKIINLDSKNYLNYFRQFQILNDSVQISKSKAKNQFAVVRYDVELKNTENEKLKTKSFKQDIGIAALLLSLIGGWLWYKKRRKILQQEKELEIKNTQLKLSKKVHDVVANGIYQVMTKIENQESFSKDEALDELEFVYEKSRDISYEKTDLKNDERNFSEKISELIGSFNNNNVNTYLAGNDESIWMDLKESTFAEVYQVCRELLVNMKKHSKADRVVFRFEKENNLIKIYYTDNGIGIPGDVIYKNGLSSTVSRIETIKGEIIFDTKTERGLKINISFPVS
- a CDS encoding YegP family protein gives rise to the protein MGKFVITQRINNEYQFNLKAGTGEIILMSEGYMQKASCHKGIESVRINSQDDSRYDRKVAVNGKDYFVLKARNGEIIGKSQLYSSKTAMENGIHSVKSNAPTAEIIDETLNN
- a CDS encoding response regulator, which codes for MFKKILIAEDHESINLSVQKTLEDLNIPNVDYVYYCDDALAKVQKSIRENEPYDLLITDLYYEEDHREQNIKDGKELIQKIKAIQPSLKVIVFSAEHKSGIIDSLFKDDHINGYVRKARNDSKELKKSIASVYINENYLSLDLKQEIKKLNSYEFSAYEITLVSLLSKGVLQKNIPDLLQEKNIKPHSLSSVEKKLNSLKEDLQVTSNEQLVAFCKDLGII